A stretch of the Candidatus Zixiibacteriota bacterium genome encodes the following:
- a CDS encoding HIT domain-containing protein, whose protein sequence is MWAPWRAAFILGKKEKGCILCNRFRMEDSVENLILYRGEKNFIILNKFPYNTGHTLIVPNRHVSQLESLKADEAAEFFDLIRMTVVAIKKRLKPHALNVGMNLGRLSGAGIPGHVHMHVVPRWNGDTNFMPVIGQTAVVSIPLEPVYEVLRQELRRQ, encoded by the coding sequence ATGTGGGCTCCATGGCGAGCCGCGTTTATCCTGGGCAAAAAGGAGAAAGGGTGCATCTTGTGCAACCGGTTCCGCATGGAGGATTCGGTCGAGAATCTGATTCTCTATCGCGGCGAGAAGAACTTCATCATCCTCAACAAGTTCCCGTACAATACCGGTCACACCCTGATTGTCCCCAATCGCCATGTCAGCCAGTTGGAAAGTCTCAAGGCGGACGAGGCGGCCGAGTTCTTCGACCTTATCCGCATGACTGTAGTCGCGATCAAGAAGCGTCTCAAGCCCCACGCCCTGAATGTCGGCATGAACCTCGGTCGCCTTTCGGGCGCGGGCATTCCCGGGCATGTGCACATGCATGTCGTGCCGCGCTGGAACGGTGACACCAATTTCATGCCGGTTATCGGGCAGACCGCAGTGGTGTCGATCCCGCTGGAACCTGTCTACGAAGTCCTGCGACAGGAGCTGCGCCGCCAATGA
- a CDS encoding DUF885 domain-containing protein has protein sequence MIRWTTALLILLSLTLLAAPDLSAARNEESFDKLTGEILAALQLFYPVHATEMGIHDYDHRLADYSPGSVRQMRGRLTGFVEKLHQYRNYSFSPEDAIDFKLIRSNVEMTLLDIKEIKWHEKSPQLYIDEAVNGVYFLLLSQHAPLSEKLLSILARMKAVPELFQAARSNLKGPPDVYLDLADESLESANAFYQEVAAELMRQFPERADEILRVSTQAREAMNDFAAFLDGLTPGPATSFAIGKVNFDYMLSHGSFLNYDSDSLLRMGEALLAAAQEEYRLYRQYVDENHQTGRDSVFVPASFRRKDVLDYYRWEIDRVRRFLGDNSVVSVPEDIAPVEVVETPQFLRSMVAGIAYHPAGPFERNQRAIFYVRPLPDTLDPSQRAAFYRYVHRRGFKGSVVHEAYPGHHLQMQLAGRNASLIRRWQSNMLMVEGWALYCEELMYHAGLYGEEDPAMWLAILGGIRYRAARIIADVKLHTGQFTYEQCADWMISTLDAESESDKEYHRKMVRKYTLTPSVWMSYLVGKIEIERLRDEVMQRDGDAFDEQAFYDKLLSFGSIPPALIRASFGL, from the coding sequence ATGATCCGCTGGACAACCGCCCTGTTAATTCTGCTCTCCCTGACTTTACTGGCTGCCCCAGATCTTAGCGCCGCCCGGAACGAGGAATCGTTTGACAAGCTCACGGGGGAGATACTCGCCGCCCTGCAGTTGTTTTACCCCGTCCACGCCACCGAGATGGGCATCCATGATTACGATCATCGTTTGGCCGACTACTCCCCCGGCTCGGTAAGACAGATGCGCGGACGGCTCACCGGTTTCGTAGAAAAACTCCATCAATACCGCAATTATTCGTTCTCCCCGGAAGACGCGATCGATTTTAAGCTGATCCGCTCCAATGTCGAGATGACCCTGCTCGATATCAAAGAGATCAAGTGGCATGAGAAATCGCCGCAGTTGTATATCGATGAGGCGGTCAACGGAGTTTACTTCCTGCTTCTGTCGCAACATGCTCCGCTGTCGGAAAAGCTGTTGTCGATCCTGGCGCGCATGAAAGCGGTGCCGGAGCTGTTTCAGGCGGCGCGTAGCAATCTCAAGGGCCCGCCCGACGTGTATCTCGACCTCGCCGATGAATCGTTGGAGTCCGCCAACGCCTTTTACCAGGAGGTAGCGGCGGAGCTCATGAGACAGTTTCCTGAGCGGGCAGACGAGATTCTCCGCGTCTCAACCCAGGCGCGCGAGGCGATGAATGATTTCGCGGCTTTTCTCGACGGTTTAACGCCGGGGCCGGCCACCTCGTTTGCTATCGGCAAAGTGAACTTCGATTACATGCTTAGCCACGGCAGCTTTTTGAACTATGATTCCGATTCGCTGCTGCGAATGGGTGAGGCGCTGCTGGCCGCGGCGCAGGAGGAGTATCGGCTGTATCGGCAGTATGTCGACGAAAACCACCAGACCGGCCGCGATTCAGTATTCGTACCAGCCAGTTTTAGACGTAAGGACGTTCTGGACTACTACCGTTGGGAAATCGACCGAGTGCGGAGGTTTCTGGGCGATAATTCCGTTGTGTCGGTGCCTGAAGATATCGCGCCGGTTGAGGTGGTGGAGACACCCCAGTTTCTCAGATCTATGGTGGCGGGCATTGCATATCATCCGGCTGGGCCGTTCGAACGGAATCAGCGCGCGATTTTCTACGTAAGGCCGCTGCCGGACACTTTGGATCCCAGCCAGCGCGCGGCGTTCTATCGCTATGTCCACCGTCGCGGTTTCAAAGGCTCGGTCGTGCACGAGGCTTATCCCGGGCACCATTTGCAGATGCAGCTCGCCGGGAGAAATGCGTCGCTGATCCGGCGCTGGCAGTCTAACATGCTCATGGTCGAGGGTTGGGCGCTGTACTGCGAGGAACTAATGTACCACGCCGGCCTTTACGGTGAGGAAGACCCGGCCATGTGGCTGGCTATTCTCGGCGGTATCAGGTACCGCGCGGCACGGATTATCGCCGATGTCAAACTCCACACCGGGCAGTTTACTTATGAGCAGTGCGCGGACTGGATGATCAGTACGCTCGACGCCGAAAGCGAGTCCGATAAAGAGTATCATCGGAAAATGGTGCGCAAGTATACGCTGACGCCGAGCGTGTGGATGTCGTATCTGGTGGGCAAGATCGAGATCGAGAGGCTCCGCGACGAGGTCATGCAGCGCGATGGTGATGCTTTCGATGAACAAGCCTTCTACGATAAGCTGCTGTCATTCGGGTCTATTCCTCCGGCTCTGATACGCGCATCATTCGGTCTGTAG
- a CDS encoding aconitase family protein, protein MKRGKIPTKSELLRLQRLYKTDEKIGERLGGVPAYLVAYWRRKKNVPKYSLPKFSEQDIRNLWERYGDDEKAGLELGISKAAFYNWRRRYGFREKPAFLKLEQLEFAFPGLALPAHANSLYGKRTAVQKILARAAATDRVDPGQSIEVEPDLTIAPDGAAGVIKEFLKNEERVWNPSRVVLMPGHSHDEIGGTVVEAHRLVREFARRQGIRAFHDVEEGNCPQVALEKGHLVPGSMTLGVGGQTIGFGAMAGLAIAVNPHDLAAVWAGGKYRLIVPETVRVVISGRRGRGVSAIDIALSVIRQLASEELAGRVIEYTGAAVSQMTMGERYTLAALSTYTGAVGALCAYDATTRRYLTGRTMTRYQPLVPDKDAEYRQLYQINIDHLVPQAAPVDKPIESRAVAEMRDLPVHMVFVGGCMAGRFEDLRVAADIIRGHEVHDGCRLTVVPGSRSVYLEALKKGLIRVYIEAGAIVQHPGSLSGFPLPATGERGLTTFWFGPRLRDGSELFICSPATASASAVNGVITDPAGHGR, encoded by the coding sequence ATGAAAAGGGGCAAGATTCCAACCAAATCGGAACTGCTCCGGCTTCAGAGGCTTTACAAGACTGACGAAAAGATAGGCGAGCGTCTCGGCGGCGTTCCGGCATATCTGGTTGCCTACTGGCGGCGCAAGAAAAACGTCCCCAAGTACTCGCTGCCCAAGTTCTCCGAACAGGATATTCGCAATCTGTGGGAGCGGTACGGAGACGACGAGAAAGCCGGCCTCGAACTCGGAATCTCCAAGGCGGCGTTTTACAACTGGCGCCGTCGCTACGGTTTCAGGGAAAAGCCGGCGTTTCTCAAGCTGGAACAACTGGAATTCGCTTTCCCTGGCCTGGCCCTTCCGGCGCATGCCAATTCCCTCTACGGTAAGAGGACCGCGGTACAAAAGATACTGGCCCGGGCTGCTGCGACCGACCGCGTCGATCCTGGACAGTCGATAGAGGTCGAGCCGGACCTCACTATCGCTCCCGACGGCGCCGCCGGGGTGATCAAGGAGTTCCTCAAGAACGAGGAACGGGTCTGGAATCCGTCGCGGGTAGTCCTCATGCCCGGTCACAGCCATGATGAGATCGGCGGCACGGTAGTCGAGGCGCACCGCCTGGTGCGCGAATTCGCGCGCCGCCAGGGGATCAGGGCGTTCCACGATGTCGAGGAGGGGAACTGCCCCCAGGTGGCGCTGGAAAAGGGACATCTCGTGCCGGGAAGTATGACGCTCGGTGTTGGTGGCCAGACCATCGGATTCGGCGCCATGGCCGGACTGGCGATAGCTGTCAATCCGCATGATCTGGCCGCGGTGTGGGCCGGCGGCAAGTACCGCCTCATCGTACCGGAGACGGTCCGCGTGGTCATCAGCGGCAGACGCGGCCGTGGAGTCTCGGCTATTGATATCGCCCTGTCGGTAATCAGGCAGCTCGCGTCGGAAGAGCTGGCCGGACGAGTGATCGAATACACTGGGGCGGCAGTTTCTCAGATGACCATGGGCGAGCGCTACACTCTGGCCGCGCTGAGCACCTACACCGGTGCGGTTGGTGCGCTGTGCGCGTATGACGCCACCACGCGGCGATATCTCACCGGACGCACGATGACTCGATATCAGCCGCTCGTACCGGACAAGGACGCCGAATACCGTCAACTGTACCAGATCAATATCGACCATCTTGTGCCTCAGGCGGCTCCAGTTGACAAACCGATCGAGTCCCGCGCCGTGGCGGAGATGCGTGACCTGCCGGTTCACATGGTGTTCGTGGGCGGATGCATGGCGGGACGGTTCGAGGATCTTCGAGTGGCTGCTGATATTATCAGGGGCCACGAAGTGCACGACGGTTGTCGCCTGACGGTTGTTCCTGGTTCGCGCTCTGTTTATCTCGAGGCGCTCAAGAAAGGGTTGATTCGCGTGTATATCGAGGCGGGGGCAATCGTGCAACATCCCGGCAGCTTGAGCGGATTCCCGTTGCCGGCAACAGGGGAACGCGGGCTGACCACGTTTTGGTTCGGACCCCGCTTGCGCGACGGTTCCGAGTTGTTCATCTGTTCGCCGGCGACCGCGTCGGCATCGGCGGTTAACGGCGTAATCACCGATCCAGCCGGGCACGGGCGGTGA
- a CDS encoding outer membrane beta-barrel protein, whose protein sequence is MKKVLFLATCGIIVIAMSGTVFAGETKPAVYLGGGLGLPMSPSTFSDFWKMGFGGTGRFAFEVSPAVEVGATIGYSSFSFDDDKFIEWVEANFGPVDPTATVDGLGLTALEFLADVKYMFSTGQEAKPFVPYLVATAGMTNLSFDDATVTEAGETTVIDMSDVSATDLTLGFGAGFQYMLSPKTGLWFDGKYMIIMTEGESTSYVPIRAGIKIMFGGN, encoded by the coding sequence ATGAAGAAAGTACTGTTCCTCGCTACATGTGGCATAATCGTAATTGCCATGAGTGGCACAGTGTTCGCTGGTGAAACAAAACCCGCTGTTTATCTTGGCGGCGGACTCGGATTGCCGATGAGCCCTTCGACTTTTAGCGACTTTTGGAAGATGGGTTTCGGCGGAACCGGGCGGTTCGCGTTCGAAGTTAGCCCCGCGGTAGAGGTGGGTGCTACGATTGGGTACAGCTCGTTCTCGTTTGACGATGACAAGTTTATCGAATGGGTCGAAGCCAACTTTGGTCCTGTCGACCCGACTGCTACTGTCGACGGGCTTGGCCTTACCGCTCTGGAGTTTCTAGCTGATGTGAAGTACATGTTTAGTACTGGCCAGGAAGCGAAACCATTTGTACCCTATCTGGTAGCCACGGCCGGGATGACCAACCTCTCTTTCGATGACGCAACGGTTACCGAGGCTGGCGAAACGACGGTTATCGACATGAGCGATGTTAGTGCCACTGATCTCACTCTTGGATTCGGTGCCGGGTTCCAGTACATGCTCAGCCCGAAGACCGGACTCTGGTTCGACGGTAAGTACATGATCATCATGACTGAAGGTGAGAGCACCAGCTACGTCCCGATTCGCGCGGGCATTAAGATTATGTTCGGCGGCAATTAG